The Pantoea phytobeneficialis genome has a segment encoding these proteins:
- the ppnN gene encoding nucleotide 5'-monophosphate nucleosidase PpnN gives MITHISPLGSMDLLSQLEVDMLKRTASSDLYQLFRNCSLAVLNSGSQTDSSHELLSRFESFDINVLRRERGVKLELINPPEEAFVDGRIIRSLQANLFAVLRDILFVNGQLSAAERFQNLDAEDSAHITNLVFSILRNARALHVGEYPNTVVCWGGHSINAVEYQYCRNVGTQLGLRELNICTGCGPGVMEAPMKGAAVGHAQQRYRDSRFIGLTEPSIIAAEPPNPLVNELIIMPDIEKRLEAFVRIAHGIVIFPGGVGTAEELLYLLGILMNPQNSDQVLPLILTGPQESADYFRVLDDFIVSTLGESARKHYKIIIDDAAEVARLMKHAMPQVKEYRRETGDAYSFNWSIRIVPDLQLPFLPTHENMANLNLYTNQPAEKLAADLRRAFSGIVAGNVKEVGIREIREKGPYKLHGDQDIMHRMDELLQGFVAQHRMKLPGTAYIPCYEIIK, from the coding sequence TTGATTACTCATATTAGCCCTCTTGGCTCGATGGATCTGCTCTCCCAGTTGGAAGTCGATATGCTGAAACGCACCGCCAGCAGCGACCTGTACCAACTGTTTCGCAACTGTTCACTCGCGGTGCTCAATTCTGGTAGTCAGACCGACAGTAGTCATGAACTGCTTTCCCGCTTTGAAAGCTTTGATATCAACGTATTACGCCGTGAGCGTGGCGTTAAACTTGAACTGATCAACCCACCGGAAGAAGCCTTTGTCGATGGCCGGATTATCCGCTCATTACAGGCGAACCTGTTTGCCGTACTGCGCGACATTCTGTTTGTGAATGGCCAGCTTTCCGCTGCCGAACGCTTTCAGAATCTGGATGCTGAAGACTCGGCACATATCACCAACCTGGTCTTTTCTATCCTGCGTAACGCCCGTGCGCTGCACGTCGGTGAGTATCCCAATACCGTGGTGTGCTGGGGTGGTCACTCGATTAACGCTGTGGAATATCAGTATTGTCGTAACGTCGGCACACAACTTGGCCTGCGCGAACTCAATATCTGTACCGGCTGTGGTCCGGGGGTGATGGAAGCGCCGATGAAAGGTGCCGCAGTGGGTCATGCACAGCAACGCTATCGCGACAGTCGTTTTATTGGCCTGACTGAGCCTTCAATCATTGCCGCTGAACCACCGAACCCGCTGGTCAATGAATTGATTATCATGCCGGATATCGAAAAACGTCTCGAAGCCTTCGTGCGTATTGCCCACGGCATCGTGATCTTCCCTGGTGGCGTTGGCACCGCGGAAGAATTGCTGTATCTGCTTGGCATTCTGATGAACCCGCAGAATAGCGATCAGGTACTGCCGTTGATTCTGACCGGCCCGCAGGAGAGCGCTGATTACTTCCGCGTTCTGGATGATTTTATTGTCAGCACGCTGGGCGAAAGTGCGCGCAAACATTACAAAATTATTATTGATGATGCTGCCGAAGTGGCCCGCCTGATGAAGCACGCAATGCCGCAGGTGAAAGAGTATCGTCGTGAAACCGGTGATGCATACAGCTTTAACTGGTCAATTCGTATCGTGCCGGACCTGCAACTGCCGTTCCTGCCTACCCACGAAAATATGGCTAACCTGAACCTGTATACCAATCAACCCGCAGAAAAACTGGCGGCAGACCTGCGTCGAGCCTTCTCTGGCATTGTCGCCGGTAACGTGAAAGAAGTGGGTATTCGCGAGATCCGCGAAAAAGGTCCGTACAAACTTCATGGCGATCAGGACATCATGCACCGCATGGATGAACTGCTACAGGGCTTCGTCGCCCAACACCGCATGAAACTGCCGGGCACCGCGTATATCCCCTGCTACGAAATCATCAAATAA
- a CDS encoding flavodoxin: protein MAKIGIFVGTVYGNALLVAEEAEPVLQAQGHEVKVFEDPSLAQWQDYQQDVVLIITSTTGQGDFPDSIAGLYHAVKDQLGYQPDLRYGVIALGDSSYDNFCGAGKTFDALLQEQSAKRVGDLLTVDATEDPEPESVTTPWVENWGKLL from the coding sequence ATGGCAAAGATTGGCATTTTTGTAGGTACGGTTTACGGCAATGCGTTGTTGGTTGCGGAAGAGGCGGAGCCGGTGTTGCAGGCGCAGGGTCATGAAGTGAAAGTCTTTGAAGACCCATCGCTGGCGCAGTGGCAGGATTATCAGCAGGATGTGGTGTTGATTATCACCTCCACCACTGGACAAGGCGATTTTCCCGATAGTATCGCCGGGCTGTACCATGCGGTGAAAGATCAACTGGGCTATCAACCTGACTTGCGTTACGGCGTAATTGCGCTGGGCGACAGCAGCTACGATAACTTTTGCGGCGCGGGTAAAACCTTTGATGCGCTGTTGCAGGAGCAGAGCGCCAAACGTGTCGGTGACCTGTTAACGGTAGATGCGACAGAAGATCCGGAGCCGGAATCCGTGACGACACCCTGGGTGGAAAACTGGGGTAAATTGTTGTAA
- a CDS encoding YqcC family protein, with amino-acid sequence MSSQQLILQRLQQVEAVMREHDHWQTQSPDAAAFASTQPFCLDTLAPLEWLQWVLIPRMQALIDAGAPLPQNFAVAHYYEMALPPGTPGHPMLLLTLRQLDALFSEPTA; translated from the coding sequence ATGTCGTCGCAACAACTTATTTTGCAGCGGCTACAGCAGGTCGAAGCGGTGATGCGCGAGCACGACCACTGGCAGACGCAATCCCCCGATGCGGCAGCGTTTGCCAGTACCCAGCCCTTTTGCCTTGATACGCTAGCACCTCTTGAGTGGTTACAGTGGGTGTTGATCCCGCGTATGCAGGCGCTGATTGACGCCGGTGCACCCTTGCCGCAAAACTTCGCCGTAGCGCATTATTATGAAATGGCGCTTCCTCCCGGCACGCCGGGCCATCCCATGCTGTTGCTGACCTTACGCCAGCTTGATGCCTTATTTTCGGAACCCACAGCCTGA
- the garD gene encoding galactarate dehydratase, which yields MNRPLSEKPLYIKVHDSDNVAIVVNNQGLPAGTRFDDGLQLTEHVPQGHKVALADIPEQGAIVRYGEVIGYALRPIAQGSWIEESLVALPEAPPLASLPLANNVPPDLPPLEGYTFEGYRNADGSVGTRNLLGITTSVHCVAGVVDYVVKIIERDLLPRYPNVDGVVALNHLYGCGVAINAPAAVVPIRTIHNLALNPNFGGEVMVVSLGCEKLQPERLLTGTPDVQAISLDDNDIVRLQDERLVGFGAMVDEILQVAERHLKRLNQRKRETCPASELVIGMQCGGSDAFSGVTANPAVGFASDLLVRCGATVMFSEVTEVRDAIHLLTPRVVDEATGKRLLEEMAWYDDYLSLGQTDRSANPSPGNKKGGLANVVEKALGSIAKSGRSPIVEVLSPGQRPTRRGLIYAATPASDFVCGTQQMASGITLQVFTTGRGTPYGLAAIPVIKMATRSALAERWHDLMDINAGTIATGEESIEQVGWRLFELILDIASARKQTWSDRWGIRNQLAVFNPAPVT from the coding sequence ATGAACCGACCTCTAAGCGAGAAACCGCTTTATATTAAAGTGCACGATAGCGATAACGTCGCCATCGTGGTGAATAACCAGGGGCTGCCTGCGGGCACCCGCTTTGACGATGGGCTGCAACTGACTGAGCATGTGCCGCAGGGCCACAAAGTCGCGCTGGCTGATATTCCTGAGCAGGGCGCGATTGTGCGCTACGGCGAAGTGATCGGCTATGCGCTACGTCCGATTGCTCAGGGCAGTTGGATTGAAGAGTCGCTGGTGGCGCTGCCCGAAGCGCCCCCTCTCGCCAGCCTGCCGCTGGCGAATAATGTCCCACCGGATTTACCGCCACTTGAGGGTTATACCTTCGAAGGCTACCGCAATGCCGATGGCAGCGTGGGAACCCGTAATCTTCTCGGCATCACCACCAGCGTGCATTGTGTCGCGGGCGTGGTGGATTACGTGGTGAAAATTATCGAGCGGGATCTGTTGCCGCGTTATCCCAATGTTGATGGCGTAGTGGCGCTGAATCACCTGTATGGTTGTGGTGTGGCGATCAACGCGCCGGCGGCAGTGGTACCGATTCGCACCATTCATAACCTGGCGCTGAACCCCAATTTTGGCGGCGAAGTGATGGTGGTTAGCCTCGGTTGCGAGAAATTACAGCCGGAACGCCTGCTCACCGGCACGCCCGATGTACAGGCCATTTCGCTGGACGATAACGACATTGTGCGTTTGCAGGATGAGCGTCTGGTCGGCTTCGGCGCGATGGTGGATGAGATTTTGCAGGTCGCTGAGCGCCACCTGAAGCGACTGAATCAACGCAAGCGCGAAACCTGCCCGGCTTCTGAGTTAGTCATCGGCATGCAATGTGGCGGCAGCGATGCGTTTTCCGGTGTCACCGCTAACCCGGCGGTGGGTTTTGCTTCTGATTTGCTGGTACGTTGCGGCGCGACAGTGATGTTTTCTGAAGTGACTGAAGTGCGCGATGCAATCCATCTGCTGACGCCGCGCGTGGTCGATGAGGCGACCGGCAAACGTCTGCTGGAAGAGATGGCATGGTATGACGACTACCTCAGCCTCGGTCAAACCGACCGGAGCGCCAACCCCTCGCCCGGCAACAAAAAAGGCGGCCTGGCAAATGTGGTAGAAAAAGCGCTGGGATCGATTGCCAAATCAGGCCGCAGCCCGATCGTTGAAGTGCTGTCTCCAGGACAGCGACCTACCAGGCGCGGTTTGATCTATGCGGCGACCCCCGCCAGCGATTTTGTCTGCGGTACACAGCAGATGGCATCCGGCATTACGTTGCAGGTATTTACCACCGGTCGCGGTACGCCGTATGGTCTGGCGGCAATTCCGGTGATCAAGATGGCTACGCGCAGCGCACTGGCTGAACGCTGGCATGATCTGATGGACATCAATGCGGGCACCATCGCCACCGGCGAGGAGAGTATCGAGCAGGTGGGTTGGCGGTTGTTTGAACTGATTCTGGATATTGCCAGCGCACGTAAGCAGACATGGTCAGATCGCTGGGGCATTCGCAATCAGTTGGCGGTGTTCAATCCGGCACCCGTGACCTGA
- a CDS encoding MFS transporter, translating into MNSFSQTAEAVQKRTNARYWIVVMLFIVTSFNYGDRATISIAGSAMSKDIGLDSVGLGYIFSAFSWAYVIGQIPGGWLLDRFGSKRVYFWSIFTWSLFTFLQGFVDLFSGFGIVASLFMLRFLVGLAEAPSFPGNSRIVAAWFPAQERGTAVAIFNSAQYFATVIFAPIMGWLTSEVGWAHVFWFMGGLGIIISFIWLKVIHDPNDHPGVNKAELEYMEQGGALINMDSKKSEHKVSWGEKFYQIKQLLSSRMMLGIYLGQYCINALTYFFITWFPVYLVQARGMSILKAGFIASVPAICGFLGGVLGGVISDYLMRKTGSLNIARKTPIVVGMLMSISMVMCNYTQTEWVVVFFMALAFFGKGIGALGWAVMADTAPKEISGLSGGLFNMFGNFSGIVTPIAIGYIIATSGSFEGALIYVGIHAFVAAFSFLVIAGDIKRVELKHRA; encoded by the coding sequence ATGAATAGTTTTAGCCAGACAGCGGAAGCGGTGCAAAAGCGCACCAACGCCCGTTACTGGATTGTGGTGATGTTGTTTATCGTCACCTCTTTCAACTACGGGGACCGTGCAACGATTTCGATTGCCGGTTCTGCTATGTCCAAGGATATCGGCCTTGACTCGGTCGGTTTAGGATATATTTTCTCAGCATTCTCATGGGCTTATGTTATCGGCCAAATACCCGGCGGTTGGCTGCTCGACCGCTTCGGCTCCAAACGCGTTTACTTCTGGAGCATCTTCACCTGGTCGCTGTTTACCTTCCTGCAAGGATTCGTCGACCTGTTCAGCGGCTTCGGCATTGTGGCTTCGTTGTTTATGTTGCGCTTCCTCGTGGGGCTGGCTGAAGCACCGTCGTTCCCTGGTAACAGCCGTATCGTTGCTGCCTGGTTCCCTGCGCAAGAGCGCGGCACTGCCGTGGCTATCTTTAACTCCGCCCAATACTTCGCCACGGTAATTTTCGCGCCGATTATGGGTTGGCTGACCTCGGAAGTGGGCTGGGCGCATGTGTTCTGGTTTATGGGTGGACTGGGCATCATCATCAGCTTTATCTGGCTGAAAGTGATTCATGATCCTAACGATCATCCTGGCGTCAACAAGGCTGAGCTGGAGTATATGGAGCAGGGCGGTGCGCTGATCAATATGGACAGCAAGAAGTCCGAGCACAAAGTCAGCTGGGGAGAGAAGTTCTATCAAATCAAACAGCTGCTCTCCTCTCGCATGATGTTGGGTATCTATCTCGGCCAGTACTGTATCAACGCCTTGACCTACTTCTTTATCACCTGGTTCCCGGTATATCTGGTGCAGGCGCGTGGTATGTCGATTCTGAAAGCCGGGTTTATCGCCTCCGTTCCAGCGATATGCGGCTTCCTTGGTGGCGTATTGGGCGGGGTGATCTCCGATTACCTGATGCGTAAAACCGGTTCTTTGAACATTGCGCGTAAAACCCCGATTGTGGTCGGCATGCTGATGTCCATCAGTATGGTGATGTGTAACTACACCCAAACTGAGTGGGTGGTGGTGTTCTTTATGGCACTGGCGTTCTTTGGTAAAGGCATCGGGGCACTGGGCTGGGCAGTGATGGCGGATACCGCGCCGAAAGAGATCAGCGGCCTGAGCGGCGGTCTGTTCAACATGTTCGGTAACTTCTCCGGCATTGTCACCCCGATCGCCATTGGCTACATCATTGCCACCAGCGGTTCTTTTGAAGGTGCACTGATTTATGTCGGTATCCACGCCTTCGTCGCAGCGTTCAGCTTCCTGGTGATTGCCGGGGACATCAAACGTGTCGAATTGAAACATCGGGCATAA
- the xni gene encoding flap endonuclease Xni has translation MSFHLLIVDALNLIRRLHAVQGSPCRDACVAALHQLLGHTRPTHVVAVFDSATRQPGWRHTLLPDYKAGRPPMPDDLQSEMPAIQQAFQAAGVSCWIADLDEADDLAATLAVKMADAGHQATIVSTDKGYCQLLAPNIRIRDYFQKRWLDVPFIEQEFGVTPGQLADYWGLCGISSSKIPGVAGIGPKSARELIAQFGSLEAIYQQWDQVPTKWQGKLQAQRDMAEICRQVSTLKRDLVLQGNLNTLRYNHQ, from the coding sequence ATGTCTTTCCATCTTCTTATTGTTGATGCCCTGAACCTGATCCGTCGTTTACATGCCGTTCAGGGCTCACCATGCCGCGATGCCTGCGTGGCAGCATTACATCAGTTGTTGGGCCATACCCGCCCGACACATGTGGTTGCGGTGTTTGATAGTGCCACACGCCAGCCTGGCTGGCGTCATACGTTATTGCCGGATTACAAGGCGGGCCGTCCACCGATGCCGGATGATTTGCAGTCGGAAATGCCTGCCATCCAACAAGCGTTTCAGGCGGCAGGGGTCAGTTGCTGGATCGCCGATTTGGACGAAGCCGATGATCTGGCCGCCACACTGGCGGTCAAAATGGCTGATGCCGGACATCAGGCAACCATCGTTTCGACAGACAAAGGTTATTGCCAACTGCTGGCCCCGAATATCCGCATTCGCGATTACTTCCAGAAACGCTGGCTGGACGTCCCCTTTATCGAACAAGAGTTCGGCGTCACACCCGGTCAATTGGCGGATTACTGGGGATTGTGTGGCATCAGCAGCAGCAAGATTCCCGGTGTGGCGGGCATCGGCCCGAAAAGTGCGCGGGAACTGATTGCGCAATTTGGTTCGCTGGAAGCGATTTACCAGCAGTGGGATCAAGTGCCAACAAAGTGGCAGGGGAAATTGCAGGCACAGCGTGATATGGCGGAGATTTGCCGCCAGGTCTCGACATTGAAGCGGGACCTGGTATTGCAGGGCAATCTGAATACGCTGCGGTATAACCACCAATAA
- the queF gene encoding NADPH-dependent 7-cyano-7-deazaguanine reductase QueF (Catalyzes the NADPH-dependent reduction of 7-cyano-7-deazaguanine (preQ0) to 7-aminomethyl-7-deazaguanine (preQ1) in queuosine biosynthesis), which translates to MSTEQQDQVLSGLTLGKPTAYVDHYDRSLLQAVPRSLNREPLGLFPDNLPFHGADIWTLYELSWLNSKGVPQVAVGEVVLNAASRNLIESKSFKLYLNSFNQTIFADWGEVRQTLERDLSACAEGEVSVALFRLGEIEGQPIGHFTGELIDEQDIEIHDYAFSADHLAQAAGHDIIEETLVSHVLKSNCLITHQPDWGSVMIRYKGPRIDREALLRYLVSFRQHNEFHEQCVERIFNDIQRFCQPEALTVYARYTRRGGLDINPWRSNVPFSPGFSRLVRQ; encoded by the coding sequence ATGTCTACTGAACAACAGGATCAGGTATTAAGCGGCCTGACCTTGGGTAAACCCACGGCGTATGTCGATCATTACGACCGTTCGCTGTTACAGGCTGTGCCACGCAGTCTCAATCGCGAACCGCTGGGGCTGTTTCCCGACAACCTGCCTTTTCACGGCGCAGATATCTGGACGCTGTACGAACTCTCCTGGCTTAACAGCAAAGGCGTACCACAGGTGGCGGTAGGCGAAGTGGTACTCAACGCTGCGAGCCGCAATCTTATCGAGTCCAAGAGTTTCAAGCTCTATCTTAACAGTTTTAATCAGACGATTTTCGCCGACTGGGGGGAAGTTCGCCAAACGCTGGAGCGTGATCTCAGCGCCTGTGCTGAAGGTGAAGTTAGCGTGGCGCTGTTCCGCCTCGGTGAAATCGAAGGCCAACCGATCGGTCATTTTACCGGTGAACTGATCGATGAACAGGACATTGAGATTCACGACTATGCGTTTAGTGCCGATCACCTGGCGCAGGCCGCTGGCCACGACATTATTGAAGAAACGCTGGTCAGCCATGTTCTGAAATCTAACTGTCTCATCACCCACCAGCCTGACTGGGGTTCGGTGATGATTCGCTATAAAGGCCCACGGATCGATCGTGAAGCACTGCTACGTTATCTGGTGTCTTTCCGTCAGCACAATGAGTTTCATGAACAGTGCGTTGAGCGCATTTTCAATGACATTCAACGCTTTTGCCAACCGGAAGCGCTGACGGTCTATGCCCGTTACACCCGCCGTGGTGGGCTGGATATCAACCCGTGGCGTAGCAATGTGCCCTTCTCACCGGGATTTTCCCGCCTGGTTCGCCAGTAA
- a CDS encoding enolase C-terminal domain-like protein has product MNTQSTPVITDMQVIPVAGYDSMLLNIGGAHSACFTRNIVVLTDSAGHTGVGEAPGGETIYQTLVDAIPQVKGQQVARMNRLVQQVHKGNQSADFDTFGKGAWTFELRVNAVAALEAALLDLLGQCLGVPVAELLGPGQQRDEVVVLGYLFYIGDRRKTDLPYLGGEAASHDWYHLRHQEALTPDAVVRLAEAAQDKYGFKDFKLKGGVLPGEQEIASAVALKKRFPDARITVDPNGAWLLDEAISLCKGMGDVLTYAEDPCGAEQGYSGREVMAEFRRATGLPVATNMIATNWREMNHAVMLNAVDIPLADPHFWTLSGAVRVAQLCDDWGLTWGCHSNNHFDISLAMFTHVGAAVPGKPTAIDTHWIWQEGDQRLTKEPLQIRNGKIAVPDKPGLGIELDWDRLQQANALYKSLPAGARNDATAMQYLVPGWSFDRKRPAFGRSKV; this is encoded by the coding sequence ATGAATACGCAAAGTACCCCGGTTATCACCGATATGCAGGTGATTCCGGTTGCCGGTTACGACAGCATGCTGCTCAACATCGGCGGCGCACACAGCGCTTGTTTTACCCGCAACATTGTGGTGCTGACCGATAGCGCCGGGCATACCGGTGTCGGTGAGGCGCCGGGTGGCGAAACCATTTATCAGACGTTGGTGGATGCGATTCCGCAGGTGAAAGGCCAGCAGGTGGCGCGTATGAATCGCCTGGTGCAGCAGGTGCACAAAGGCAACCAGTCGGCGGATTTCGATACCTTCGGTAAAGGTGCGTGGACGTTTGAACTGCGCGTCAACGCGGTGGCTGCGCTGGAAGCCGCGCTGCTGGATTTGCTTGGTCAGTGCCTGGGGGTTCCGGTGGCGGAGCTGCTTGGCCCGGGTCAACAGCGTGATGAAGTCGTGGTCCTCGGTTATCTGTTCTACATTGGTGATCGACGTAAAACTGATCTGCCGTATCTGGGCGGCGAAGCTGCCAGCCATGACTGGTATCACCTGCGCCATCAGGAAGCATTAACGCCGGACGCGGTAGTGCGTCTGGCGGAGGCAGCGCAGGACAAATACGGTTTCAAAGATTTCAAACTGAAAGGCGGCGTGCTGCCGGGTGAGCAGGAAATTGCTTCTGCGGTGGCGTTGAAAAAACGTTTCCCGGATGCGCGTATCACCGTCGATCCCAACGGGGCCTGGTTGCTTGATGAGGCCATCAGCCTGTGTAAAGGCATGGGGGATGTCCTGACCTATGCGGAAGACCCTTGTGGGGCTGAGCAAGGCTACTCTGGTCGCGAAGTGATGGCGGAGTTCCGTCGCGCCACCGGCCTGCCGGTGGCCACCAACATGATCGCCACCAACTGGCGTGAAATGAACCATGCGGTGATGTTGAATGCTGTCGATATCCCGTTGGCTGACCCGCATTTCTGGACGCTGAGTGGCGCGGTGCGCGTGGCGCAGTTGTGTGACGATTGGGGCCTGACCTGGGGTTGCCACTCCAACAACCATTTCGACATTTCGCTGGCGATGTTCACCCATGTTGGCGCGGCCGTACCCGGTAAACCCACCGCCATTGATACCCACTGGATCTGGCAGGAAGGCGACCAGCGTCTGACCAAAGAGCCGCTGCAAATCCGCAACGGCAAAATCGCCGTACCGGACAAACCCGGCCTCGGCATTGAACTGGACTGGGATCGTCTGCAACAAGCCAATGCGCTGTACAAATCTCTGCCGGCAGGCGCGCGCAACGACGCCACGGCGATGCAATATCTGGTTCCCGGTTGGTCGTTCGACCGTAAGCGTCCGGCCTTCGGTCGCAGCAAAGTTTAA
- the truC gene encoding tRNA pseudouridine(65) synthase TruC, which translates to MLEIIYQDEWLVAVNKPAGWLVHRSWLDRKEKVVVMQTVRDQIGQHVFTAHRLDRPTSGVLLMGLSSEVGRLLAQQFEQHQIRKTYHAVLRGWLTESGTLDYPLVEELDKIADKFATEPRGPQPAVTDFQMLAHTEMPVAIGRYASARYSLVEMQPRTGRKHQLRRHMAHLRHPIIGDTTHGDLRQNRGAAANFGLDRLMLHASALSLNHPVTGEPLVIRAGLDAVWQQMLHQFGWQDQIPDVPRVEFADEAVQDKPTE; encoded by the coding sequence ATGTTGGAAATTATTTATCAGGACGAGTGGCTGGTCGCGGTCAATAAACCTGCGGGTTGGCTGGTGCACCGAAGCTGGCTCGACCGCAAAGAAAAAGTGGTGGTGATGCAGACTGTGCGCGATCAGATCGGTCAGCACGTCTTTACCGCACACCGGCTCGATCGCCCCACTTCCGGCGTATTGTTGATGGGACTGTCGAGCGAGGTTGGCCGGCTGCTGGCTCAACAATTTGAGCAACATCAAATCCGCAAAACCTACCATGCCGTGCTGCGTGGCTGGCTGACGGAAAGCGGCACGCTGGATTATCCGTTGGTCGAGGAACTCGACAAAATCGCCGATAAATTCGCCACCGAACCGCGTGGCCCGCAACCGGCCGTCACCGACTTTCAGATGCTGGCCCACACCGAGATGCCTGTGGCGATTGGCCGCTATGCCAGCGCGCGTTACAGTCTGGTGGAGATGCAACCGCGCACCGGGCGTAAGCATCAGCTGCGACGCCATATGGCGCATCTGCGCCATCCCATTATTGGTGATACCACGCACGGCGATCTGCGCCAGAATCGTGGTGCGGCAGCAAATTTTGGTCTTGATCGCCTGATGTTGCATGCCAGTGCGCTGAGTCTGAATCATCCGGTGACAGGGGAGCCGTTGGTGATTCGTGCCGGGTTGGATGCCGTCTGGCAGCAGATGCTGCATCAGTTTGGCTGGCAGGATCAGATCCCTGATGTTCCCAGGGTTGAGTTTGCCGATGAGGCAGTCCAGGATAAGCCAACAGAATAA
- the syd gene encoding SecY-interacting protein has translation MMQQTVDALRDFTARYCDEWQQRTGHLPASSELFGVPSPCIQSTVNGRVLWQPQPFTLPATLAAVERALEIELRPEITAFYTTQFAGDMTARFQQQDMTLLQVWSEDDFTRLQENLIGHLVMKRRLKQSPTLFIATTDSEQDVISLCNLTGEVILEHPGSKKREVLSPEIKMFLNNLQPVSE, from the coding sequence ATGATGCAGCAAACCGTGGATGCTCTGCGCGATTTTACCGCCCGATATTGTGACGAATGGCAGCAGCGCACCGGGCATTTACCTGCAAGCAGTGAACTGTTTGGCGTACCTTCCCCTTGTATACAGAGCACGGTGAATGGTCGTGTGTTGTGGCAGCCACAGCCTTTTACCTTGCCTGCCACGCTGGCTGCGGTTGAGCGCGCACTGGAGATTGAGCTTCGGCCCGAAATCACCGCGTTTTACACCACTCAGTTTGCCGGTGATATGACCGCCCGTTTTCAGCAGCAGGATATGACCTTGCTACAGGTATGGAGTGAGGACGACTTCACGCGGCTACAGGAGAATTTGATTGGTCATCTGGTCATGAAGCGTCGCCTGAAGCAAAGCCCCACTTTATTTATCGCCACCACTGATTCCGAACAGGATGTCATCTCCCTGTGCAATCTTACCGGTGAAGTTATTCTTGAGCATCCTGGTAGCAAAAAGCGCGAAGTATTATCCCCAGAAATTAAGATGTTTCTTAATAACTTACAACCAGTTAGCGAGTAA